The nucleotide sequence AGAGTGAACTATGGGGAACATCATAATCCTTCCTCTTGTTTATTTAGGTCATCCTCTCTCTGTCCTACATGAAAAAGGGACCAAACCTTTTTGAACTTGCTAGAGACTACCTCAACTACAGCTCACTGTGTGCATTTTTCAACTCAATCCCATTTAGCCACGTCTTGATCAGAACGCGAGCAAAATGCAAGCATGACCCTTTCATTTTACAAGTTGAGTTGGGCCCCTTAATTGGCTGACCAGTTGATACCCCTTACCAATTGAGACATAACAACAGATCAGTGGCTGATTAGAAGTGGCATGAGGTTATCGATGCTCATCCAGTGGCCGAAGCCACGACATCTCATGGGACAAAACTAGTATAAATAATATGCATGGACATAAGAATGATTCACGGCTACGAGTTCGGTCTTGGGCTTTGACGAGGTGGAAATTATGAGACCACAAGGAGGATTGAGTTTATAAAGATCGAGGAGTCTAATACTGTAACTAAAAACAACAATTTTGGCAAGTGGTTCAACTCATAAAGTTAAATAGTAATTATCGCATCGGTTGGGATCGACATAAAACCCCATGATGTCAAAAGGAGCTAAGAAGGTTAGGTTACAAGATCCAAAAACAACAACAGTGCACAAATTCTAATTCAAGAAAAGAAGATGTATACCGACTTATGTGTCACGCGACCCTAAACCCCTAATATTATCAAGAAACGGAAAGGTTTCCCTTCTGCATCTGATCGGGGCCGAGACACGCAACATCCTGAATAAATAACATAGGTTTCCCACTCCTTTGTTCTTAGGATTCGAGCTCACGCAATCATCCTGTACGATTGCAAAAGGTCCGAAAACATTTAGAAGGGAAGAGATCCAAACGATGGAGGGTGTGTTAGATGAGTCGAGTGTACTCTTCAGAAGAATACCGAGTTTGGCACGAACCAGGGTCACGAACGGAGGCGCGGACGGTGTAGCCGCGCTGGAGGAGGAGCTTCACAAGCCACGAGGCGATGAAGCCGGACGCGCCCGTGACACACACCACCTTCCCGCCGCCGCTCATCGTGACTACAGCTCTCGCTCGGCCGGTCGCTGTTTTAGTGGAAGAACAGGCAAATGATCGCAGTGGACCGTTGAGATGGCCGCTCCTCTGCGGCATAAATACGGCGACAGGGCGGAACATATTTACCAGACGGCCAACTACTTCCACTCGTTCTAACATCACATCACTTTACGAATTACGACACTTTCAATGTTATATGGTACATATattagatatttttttaatatatttcaagATATAAAATTATAGGATGATGGAGGAGGCAGACTGATTTGAGTAGATAAATAGAAGGCAACAGAGTTATTGATGTGTTCTCAGCTCTTAATTAGGTAGTGGAAAtatctttttcatttattatgatagCAAACGCAGAATTGTAGGGTAAAACAAAGTTGCTTTGCTAGTTGGAATATATGTCTTATGAGCTATTATGAGAATTAAACATTAGAATTGTACATTATGTGTGACACTAATCTTTCCCAACCCGTAGCTTTTTATATAATTATCTTGGAATTAAATCATCCtattaatcataaataattaCTTTCCTCACTTTTATTGATAAGAGTAACGAAAAGAAAGTCTAAACTTGAAACCACCAATCAATAGTACAATCATCTATAACAGGAAGAGTCGCCAGTCCCACACCCCACTAATCGAAGGGGTAGCTTTATTTCTTCAACATATGTCGAGGAATTCCATCAGCTTTCATTAATGTGTGTCTAATTCTGATGCAGATCACAATGGTCTCTCGGATAGATCAGCTTTTGATACCTCAGCGTACATGTCAGCTATTGCCTTTGCAAAATATGCCTTAGCTTGAGGTCTCTTGATCTGGGAAGGATGAATCTTCATATTAGAACCTTGTCCATGCAAATTTAAATAGATGAACAGGAATAAAGAACTTGCCTTGAATGTTGGGGTGAGTAGACCATTTTCTAATGAAAATGGTTCCAGAACTAAGGTGACAGCTTTCACAAATTCAAAACCCCGCAGCTGGAAGCACACACATGGAGATTTAAGTTTTAGGGGTATTTGGCATCCAGAAATACTAATCCAGTCACCAAAGGTCAAGATTTTTACCTGAGCCTGCTTTCCTAGAGCATCCATATCTTCAAGGACTGCAGCCCTTGCCCGTCGATCAGCACAAAGATGTCCTAAATCTTCATACTGAAGAAACAAAGATTAGATCTTGTAAAAATtcatataattttcttttcaagATCGTTAACAGAAAAGTCAAAAGTAGAGGTCATTCAAATGCACAACCAATGATGAGGTATCTTGCAGAATATATTGATTTCCACATAAAGAATATAGTTCAAGTGACAATTCCATAATGCTGGATACAAGATTTTAGATACCAGTTCAATATTGGTTTCCACAACTTGTTGGACAAGTCTGACACCTGTGTACAGGCAGTACATCAATATATACCATCCAGTGTCACTCAATAATTAATAAAAAGTTAGATACCAGCCAGTGTCGAACCACAAAAACAATCTTTCTACTTGTAGAGGCAAAAGTTATGTACATTGCACATTCCCAACATTGGCGGAAGTCTCGTATACTGGGCCACATTTTTTTAGATCCCAAGTCAATGACTGCTTGTCTTGCAATAGCCAATTATAAACTGTACAAAGTTCTAGGATAGGATAACAATCCAATCTCCAAGAGAAAAGGTACGTGTAGAATGTCCTAAACTTCTGAAGGGACATTTTACAATAGTGATGGTGCATGCCAAAGCTCATTCATTATCTAAATAGGTACACATGTTTAAAAGCATATGTGAATCTCAGCTTCTACCAAAGTGTTTCATGGAATGCTCATGGACTTTGATTTTCAAGATCTTTGACAGACCAGCACATGGTCACCAAGCATCAACCTAATTTAGGTGTTTTGGTCTAATTTGTATGGCAACCTGCCAAGTCCAACTGGTCCTGAGTACAATTGTCCAAAACATTCTAAAATGTTGAACATGATTTTGAGAGTCTTCATGTGGATTTAGGTTATTGATGCAACCATGAGATGAGTCGATAAAAATAGAAATGAGATGTGAGTAGCCATAGAAGAATATGGTCACCAGCCAAATATTTAGTCCATCCTGATGTATTATATGCTCCGCTGACTGGCTGGAACATATGATGGATTGAAAAAAATTGTCCTTGGGCATGTGGCTCATATAGCCGTAAAACAAGTTCTATAAGCAAGCAGGAAAAATTAAAGTTTCTGCATGTATAGAAAGCAAAAGCAAGTCAAATGCAAATCAACCTTTATTCCTTCAGATGTAGCCCAAGCCTTCAATATGTCTTGATCAACTGAAACTATTGCAACTAGACAGGAGTTTAAGCTATCGCCTGCCAAAAAATAAGATGCTCACTGTTTAGATACATCATAAGTTGATCGCTACCTACTTGTAGTCAGCATAATTACCATAAACAAAGCACTGGGAAACAAACTTGCACTTGGCATATACGTTCTCTATCTTTTCAGGAGCTATGTACTCGCCTTGGGCCAGCTTAAAAATGTTCTTTTTCCTATCATTTTTCGTAAACCATAGGCATCAGATATTGTAATTATGTACATCAAATTTATAGTAGAAACCAAGTAAAAAACTACATTTTGTTCATAGAAATAAGAGCACAAGGACATTGTAAGCAATTATACACAAATTTTTTAAATTAGATGCTACAAAACAAAGATCACATAAGCAAGGATGTCAGAATTGTTCATTACGCAAAGATATGGAGCCTCCACTGTCTAAAATCAGAATTCTTTCATACATAATATTGGCACAAATTGGGCATGAAGCTCATGCTGATTGTTTTAATCCCTGTAACCAACAAAGGGTGAAAATGCACACTGTAGATACAGCATAATGCCCCATGCAGGTATCTGCTAGTTGACGTGTGATCCACAAGAGAATTACAACCAACATCAGATAACCTTCCCCCGAAACATCTCACAATGGAGTAATGCTATTGTCTTTATCAGTCACCATGATCATATTATCTCCAGAaagttgggacattatggctcTTGTTGTACCAAGATCATACCATCCTTTAACAAAAGCTCAGCTCCTCTTTTTGTGATTGAATTTTCAGTTTGATGGTGCACTCATATTTCAGTTCCATTCTTTGTTTTGGCAGGAGGTAAGAACCCTCCCCAGATCCTGCATTAGCGGGAGCCTCATGCACTAGGTATGCCTTTTTTACTATATTTTCACAAGTGCACCGCTTTTTCTAAAATAAAGCCCGAGGAAACAACACTTATCACACCATAAATTCAAACATTAGTAACTTTGTGTCAGAACCATTTAGAAACATTTTAGCCTGCAcatgatcataaaattttgtacAAGCTAATTGGTTTTCCTTTCACGGGTGACAGATAATGGAAGAACAGAAACTAGAAAattgttatattttaaaaagaaCAATTAATAAAAACTTTGTTATTGCTACTACATGAATTTGGTATTCCAATTACCTGTCTATGATTTTTAAACGCCCTCCAGGAAACCACAATCCTATGTCTCCGGTATGAAGCCACCCATCCTCGTCCATTACCTCCCTCCTGTCCAATTAATTGTGGTTTCAGTGAATTTAGGCTTTCTTAATATAGAGTagcaaaaatatgaagcaacaagcCGATCTAATTACGTCTGCACTTCATCCTTGTAATAGCCTTGAAACACTATTGGACCTCTTACGCAAATTTCTCCGCGTGGATATGGCTGGTCATCCGACGTGTAGTTCATTTCAGGAACATCAACAAGCTTGATCTCTGTCAAAGAATGATCTCCAGTATGAAAAGGATCCAATAAATACTACAAAAAGAGTTGGGACTTCAAACAATAGTACACAATGGAACTCTCATTTCTCACAAAAAGATTCTGAAGCTTCTCATATTGGTGCCAGGATAAAACCAAAATAAAGTAATTATGGAAGCAAAACaaacaaaaacaacaaaattGACAGAGAAATAGAGAGATGATAACAAGCTAGAGCTGAATTAGCATACATGTTACTCAAAGCTAGAGCTGATAACAAGCTAtaacctttccaggattagagtaaTTCTGAAGTGGGGCTCAGTGCATTACCCAAGGCTAGAAAATTCATGTTACTCAATAGCTAAACTATGAGGGTCATCAATAGTTTTACAATACAAACCAATATACATGAGAAATTACTTATACATAGGATTAAGATTTTGGATTGATAACATTAGGTAGAGAGCGGAATAAGAATATAGAGACAAATCCAAAATAGAGTGAGAAGAGACGAAAATTGCAGATGAAACCAGATTGTTGACTAAAGAGAATAACAACAATAGCATTGCTTCCATTAGTAACCAGAGTGAAGCCTGCTACAGCATATTGCAAGAAGTAGGAAAAGACATGTAAAAGAATTGCAAGCATAACATATTATGTTAGGTGCAGTTTGCTAGTTTAGCTAGAGGAAATATCAGGTCTTTTTCCAAACCATAAAATTTAAGCTTACCACAAGCAGGATTCGGAGAGCCAACATGACCAGTTAAATTATCACCCTCGTCCATACAACTTATGACACAAGCTGTCTCCGTCATCCCATAACCTTCAAAAACTTGACCGCCAAAGCATCTAGATCATTGATACTTGTTAGCGATGAACAATAAGCAAATATAACAGCACCAAACAGTTGCACTTATGCTTTTAAGGAAACTTCCTTACATTCTTAAAAAATCCATTACATCTGCTGACAATGGAGAGGCACCTGAAGTCATCATTCGTACACGACCTCCAAGCTTTTCTCTTATTTTGTTGAATACTAGTCTATCCCACATTGGTGATGGATTCTTTCCTGGGAGGATACAATATAATTATAATTGATACAAAATCTGTAAGGATCTCAAATAGGAATATCAACAAACAATTACTAAATGAAAAGTAACTAATGCCACACAATAATATTGATGCCATTCCATATTTGTTTTTCGTATATCAGCTGCATCTTGATTTTTGAACttttctatgtttcttttattaTAGTTGTCTATTTCATACCCTAATTCTTCTGTTCTTCCTTTTTATTCCTGACACTGTTTAGCAAACAATACCAGCAAACAGTTATCTTATACATGAGTTAGCAAAACTAATCATATAAGAAGCCAAAATTGTGGTAAGGAATCACCTATATCCGACCCCAATATAGATTGTGCTTGAACTTGCAACATATTAACTCAAATTCAGATGAAATAATGTTGCACATCTGTTCATTGATAGCTCTTCTAGTGTGTATGTGCTATAACATCATGGATGACCTTGGCACGTGTTATCTAGCGATACAGATGGCTGTCAGATATGACAAACATTTGTAGTTTAGGCAATGTCCTACCGTTAATGAGAACTATCAGCAAAGGTCtacaaaaacaaaaatcaaaacaaacaagtGACTATTGCACACTGTTGCATTAGTAACCACCCCCCGCCCCCGCCGCGCccaccccccccccgcccccccgcaaaaaaaaaaaaaaacaaaacaaaacaaatcttTGAACCGCAGTAAGGCACCGTATATCAGTATGCCGACATGGACCGAAATGTAGAACCTTGACTCCTTGAGCACACATAATTTTTTCAATCTACATATTGCTTCACTTATCAGTATTTGTTTCTAGCATCTAATGCAATTTTTTACCATTTGCTATTGCTTGCATCTTGGCATTGTAGGCAGCATTGAATAACCTCTCCCTCAGGCCACCAGTTGTCTTCACAGCATTCATAACACTGAAATGAAATATCACAAATAACTCATTAATTTTTCTACAAAGATAACAGCACATTAAATTATTCTTTTTGGAAAATACACAACATTGTATTACCCAGCATATATTCTGTTGTATAATCGAGGAACACTAGAAAATAAGGTGGGCCTTAGAGTTGCCATATCATCCATTAGCTTTAAATTATCCTGGAAAAAAAATCCATCACAATTCGTCTACAAAAAGAATGTGTTCATGGAAATGTAACCCTTTGTATCGTATTAAaataattgcatgtttaaaaatctAAAGTATCATTATTTAAACCATAATGGTGATTTGACTGAATAAATAGTAACATGAAAAATTGAGTAAAATCTGCTGCAGCAGATGCAACTCAAGCTTTCAGAAGTAACACCATCTTTTATAATGTTATTCCACATACCTGGCTCTTAGGTTATCCTAGCATCCTAACTTTCAATATGAAAATAGAATAATCTTACTGCCAATGTCAAAGTTCAGCATGTAGTTCTGATGCAACCAGTTGCAATATCTTTCTAATGTAGAACACTTAAGAAACCAGAGGCATGATTATTTGTTTTCCTCAGACACAAGGGAGGCATGCAACAGAATGTGATTTGAGATTTGAGAAGGTTTAAGAAAAGTCCTGGAGATGAAGTGAAGAAAGCACTGGAGGTAGTCCTACAATAGAATCTACAATCCTAAAGAAAATTCCCAGAAATAACAGGGGCACATCCATGTTGTCTACAGTTATCAGAGAGCAGGTGACATGGATAGCTACAAACTCAAGTGATCATTTTTATTCTCCCAGAGGTTTCATTGACAAACAATACCAAACATATCTCATGGCAGGTTATTAAAGAACATCTCCAATATTTCTAATTTAGTTTCCCAGATtagtcaagaagaagaaaaaggaagtaaACGAGGAAAAATTGAAGAAACTAAAATTTGAATTTAATTGAAGATTTCAACTCTACAAAGAAGTTTCATCACTTCATCAAtcaaatctatcataaaaaagaaagatcATTTTCCAAATCAATTATGCATGTTATCATCTTTGAATAAGAAAAAAGTGATTGATTTGACATGACATAATTatatctttatctttttttttgtac is from Musa acuminata AAA Group cultivar baxijiao chromosome BXJ3-8, Cavendish_Baxijiao_AAA, whole genome shotgun sequence and encodes:
- the LOC135644550 gene encoding long chain acyl-CoA synthetase 6, peroxisomal-like; translation: MDSAPQRRLRAIAGHLLASSDRDPNARLIANPTAGEFALAQGYSVVLPEKLQTGKWNVYRSAQSPLKLVSRYPQHPDIGTLHDNFEHAVETFRDYRCLGTRIRVDGTVGEYKWMTYGEAGTSRSAIGSGLVYHGIRRAACVGLYFINRPEWIIVDHACSAYSYISVPLYDTLGPDAVQYIVNHASIEVIFCVPQTLSILLSFLSQIPSVRLIVVVGGIDEKMPSVASRTGVEIVTYSKLLSEGHSNLQPFCPPKPEDVATICYTSGTTGTPKGAVLTHKSLIANSVGTSINIKFYPSDVYISYLPLAHIYERVNQISLVYFGVAVGFYQGDNLKLMDDMATLRPTLFSSVPRLYNRIYAGVMNAVKTTGGLRERLFNAAYNAKMQAIANGKNPSPMWDRLVFNKIREKLGGRVRMMTSGASPLSADVMDFLRICFGGQVFEGYGMTETACVISCMDEGDNLTGHVGSPNPACEIKLVDVPEMNYTSDDQPYPRGEICVRGPIVFQGYYKDEVQTREVMDEDGWLHTGDIGLWFPGGRLKIIDRKKNIFKLAQGEYIAPEKIENVYAKCKFVSQCFVYGDSLNSCLVAIVSVDQDILKAWATSEGIKYEDLGHLCADRRARAAVLEDMDALGKQAQLRGFEFVKAVTLVLEPFSLENGLLTPTFKIKRPQAKAYFAKAIADMYAEVSKADLSERPL